From a region of the Sesamum indicum cultivar Zhongzhi No. 13 linkage group LG3, S_indicum_v1.0, whole genome shotgun sequence genome:
- the LOC105157964 gene encoding GPI mannosyltransferase 2 isoform X1 codes for MVGEEKRHRMMQNLFGDQSGEEDEEEAESEHESNRQPDYFPGGMTLKSVTTTTPHRRSCPYTRRLLRYAVASRLFVLTLIIIWRSLVSPYDTSASINPPCLTSSTNSSNPHGPSVLLPRVGSAIENGIVWDSVYFIRIAECGYEYEQTYAFLPLLPLCISLLSKTVFAPLEPVVGYRAVLGLSGYILNNLAFVFASLYLFRLSVFVLKDPELAFRASVLFCFNPASIFYSSIYSESLYAFLSFGGMYHFMNGTDYFATVWFALSGCARSNGVLNAGYICYRRMQLVNKAFLSRKRTYWLTLKILLAGALCCLCIFAPFISFQAFGYFNICMGRSAAEMRPWCKARLPLLYNYIQSHYWGVGFLRYFRVKQLPNFLLASPILSVALCSIVYYVKLWPEVFLSLGLRASSLQKGLVCSLLSKATEGQPSTDGLLENDSSNILKDDRSIRLRKGAIKREKKVIQPSESGAHERLQCDPVIILPFVLHLSFMVATAFFVMHVQVATRFLSASPLLYWFASHIMRSPGIGRRWGYLIWAYCGAYIFLGSLLFSNFYPFT; via the exons ATGGTGGGAGAAGAGAAACGGCACCGGATGATGCAGAATTTGTTCGGGGACCAATCGGGAGAAGAAGATGAGGAGGAGGCCGAATCCGAGCACGAGTCCAATCGTCAACCTGACTAT TTTCCAGGCGGAATGACTCTAAAATCTGTCACCACGACAACCCCTCACCGCCGCAGCTGTCCATATACCCGCCGCCTCCTCCGCTATGCAGTTGCCTCTAGGCTCTTTGTACTAACTCTGATTATCATCTGGCGATCTCTTGTGAGCCCCTATGACACTTCCGCCTCAATAAACCCCCCATGCCTCACCTCCTCCACCAATTCCTCTAATCCTCACGGGCCATCAGTTCTCCTGCCGAGAGTGGGATCGGCAATTGAGAACGGCATTGTGTGGGATAGCGTGTATTTCATTCGTATTGCAGAGTGCGGATACGAGTACGAACAAACCTATGCCTTCTTGCCGTTGCTTCCCCTTTGCATTTCCCTTTTGTCGAAAACAg TTTTTGCGCCATTGGAACCTGTGGTTGGATACAGGGCTGTGCTTGGGTTATCTGGATATATCCTCAACAACCTCGCCTTTGTTTTTGCCTCATTGTATTTATTCCG GCTTTCAGTTTTTGTTTTGAAGGACCCAGAGTTAGCATTCCGAGCATCAGTTTTGTTTTGCTTCAATCCAGCTTCGATATTCTACTCATCAAT ATACTCCGAGAGTCTGTATGCTTTCTTATCATTTGGAGGAATGTACCATTTCATGAATGGCACAGATTATTTTGCAACAGTTTGGTTTGCACTCTCTGGTTGTGCACGGTCCAATGGGGTGCTTAATGCAGGCTATATTTGTTACCGCAGAATGCAACTGGTGAATAAAGCTTTTCTCTCCAGAAAACGCACTTAT TGGCTAACATTGAAGATTCTTCTTGCTGGGGCTTTATGTTGTCTATGCATCTTTGCTCCCTTTATCTCTTTTCAAGCATTTGGATACTTCAATATTTGCATGGGTCGTTCTGCTGCAGAAATGAGGCCTTGGTGCAAGGCAAGACTTCCTTTACtctacaattatattcaaagCCACTATTG GGGCGTCGGCTTCTTAAGATATTTTCGAGTTAAACAGTTGCCCAACTTTCTTCTTGCTTCGCCAATATTGTCTGTTGCACTTTGCTCAATCGTCTACTATGTGAAGCTATGGCCGGAGGTTTTTCTCTCACTTGGTCTTAGAGCTTCTTCATTACAAAAAGGATTGGTTTGTTCCTTGTTATCTAAGGCCACAGAGGGACAGCCAAGCACGGATGGCCTTTTGGAGAACGATTCTTCTAACATATTGAAAG ATGATAGGTCTATCAGACTGAGGAAAGGAGCtatcaaaagagaaaaaaaggttATACAGCCATCTGAAAGTGGAGCGCATGAGAGGCTACAGTGCGACCCTGTCATTATTCTTCCTTTTGTTCTACACTTGAGCTTCATGGTCGCAACAGCATTTTTTGTCATGCATGTTCAG GTTGCAACTCGCTTCTTGTCCGCTAGCCCTCTCCTGTACTGGTTTGCTTCTCACATAATGAGATCTCCTGGCATTGGAAGGAGATGGGGATATCTCATATGGGCATACTGTGGAGCTTACATTTTCCTTGGCAGTTTGCTTTTCTCAAACTTCTATCCTTTTACTTGA
- the LOC105157964 gene encoding GPI mannosyltransferase 2 isoform X2 — protein MTLKSVTTTTPHRRSCPYTRRLLRYAVASRLFVLTLIIIWRSLVSPYDTSASINPPCLTSSTNSSNPHGPSVLLPRVGSAIENGIVWDSVYFIRIAECGYEYEQTYAFLPLLPLCISLLSKTVFAPLEPVVGYRAVLGLSGYILNNLAFVFASLYLFRLSVFVLKDPELAFRASVLFCFNPASIFYSSIYSESLYAFLSFGGMYHFMNGTDYFATVWFALSGCARSNGVLNAGYICYRRMQLVNKAFLSRKRTYWLTLKILLAGALCCLCIFAPFISFQAFGYFNICMGRSAAEMRPWCKARLPLLYNYIQSHYWGVGFLRYFRVKQLPNFLLASPILSVALCSIVYYVKLWPEVFLSLGLRASSLQKGLVCSLLSKATEGQPSTDGLLENDSSNILKDDRSIRLRKGAIKREKKVIQPSESGAHERLQCDPVIILPFVLHLSFMVATAFFVMHVQVATRFLSASPLLYWFASHIMRSPGIGRRWGYLIWAYCGAYIFLGSLLFSNFYPFT, from the exons ATGACTCTAAAATCTGTCACCACGACAACCCCTCACCGCCGCAGCTGTCCATATACCCGCCGCCTCCTCCGCTATGCAGTTGCCTCTAGGCTCTTTGTACTAACTCTGATTATCATCTGGCGATCTCTTGTGAGCCCCTATGACACTTCCGCCTCAATAAACCCCCCATGCCTCACCTCCTCCACCAATTCCTCTAATCCTCACGGGCCATCAGTTCTCCTGCCGAGAGTGGGATCGGCAATTGAGAACGGCATTGTGTGGGATAGCGTGTATTTCATTCGTATTGCAGAGTGCGGATACGAGTACGAACAAACCTATGCCTTCTTGCCGTTGCTTCCCCTTTGCATTTCCCTTTTGTCGAAAACAg TTTTTGCGCCATTGGAACCTGTGGTTGGATACAGGGCTGTGCTTGGGTTATCTGGATATATCCTCAACAACCTCGCCTTTGTTTTTGCCTCATTGTATTTATTCCG GCTTTCAGTTTTTGTTTTGAAGGACCCAGAGTTAGCATTCCGAGCATCAGTTTTGTTTTGCTTCAATCCAGCTTCGATATTCTACTCATCAAT ATACTCCGAGAGTCTGTATGCTTTCTTATCATTTGGAGGAATGTACCATTTCATGAATGGCACAGATTATTTTGCAACAGTTTGGTTTGCACTCTCTGGTTGTGCACGGTCCAATGGGGTGCTTAATGCAGGCTATATTTGTTACCGCAGAATGCAACTGGTGAATAAAGCTTTTCTCTCCAGAAAACGCACTTAT TGGCTAACATTGAAGATTCTTCTTGCTGGGGCTTTATGTTGTCTATGCATCTTTGCTCCCTTTATCTCTTTTCAAGCATTTGGATACTTCAATATTTGCATGGGTCGTTCTGCTGCAGAAATGAGGCCTTGGTGCAAGGCAAGACTTCCTTTACtctacaattatattcaaagCCACTATTG GGGCGTCGGCTTCTTAAGATATTTTCGAGTTAAACAGTTGCCCAACTTTCTTCTTGCTTCGCCAATATTGTCTGTTGCACTTTGCTCAATCGTCTACTATGTGAAGCTATGGCCGGAGGTTTTTCTCTCACTTGGTCTTAGAGCTTCTTCATTACAAAAAGGATTGGTTTGTTCCTTGTTATCTAAGGCCACAGAGGGACAGCCAAGCACGGATGGCCTTTTGGAGAACGATTCTTCTAACATATTGAAAG ATGATAGGTCTATCAGACTGAGGAAAGGAGCtatcaaaagagaaaaaaaggttATACAGCCATCTGAAAGTGGAGCGCATGAGAGGCTACAGTGCGACCCTGTCATTATTCTTCCTTTTGTTCTACACTTGAGCTTCATGGTCGCAACAGCATTTTTTGTCATGCATGTTCAG GTTGCAACTCGCTTCTTGTCCGCTAGCCCTCTCCTGTACTGGTTTGCTTCTCACATAATGAGATCTCCTGGCATTGGAAGGAGATGGGGATATCTCATATGGGCATACTGTGGAGCTTACATTTTCCTTGGCAGTTTGCTTTTCTCAAACTTCTATCCTTTTACTTGA